The genomic DNA AACTGTCGGCCAAGCGGATCGGCTCGACGCTGAACGCGACGCTGATCCTGCTGGACCCGCAAGGGGAAGTCGTGGCCAGCAACAACGATTTCGACGGCCAGGCCGATCCGCTGTTGGCGTACAAGATTCCCGCCGCGGGGCGTTACACCTTGCGAGTTCACGATCTGACGATGCAGGGAATGGCGACGAACTATTACCGGTTGAGCGTGGGCAAGTTTGCCTACGTGACGGGCGCTTACCCGCTAACGATTTCCGTCGGGCGCGAAACGTCGGTCGAGTTGGTGGGCTACAACCTGCCGATGGGGCACAGCGTGAAGCTGTCGCCGACCGCGGCGGGGGATGTACCGGTGCCGGTCGATGCCAAGCAATATCGCGTGGCCCGCGCGCTGCAGGTGATGGCGACCGGAGATCGCGAATCGCTAGAGAAGGAACCGAACGACGAGTCGGCCCAAGCCACGCCGATCGGCACGATTCCGCCCACCGGGTTGGTGAGCGTGAACGGACGGATCGGCCCGCGTCACCAGAACGGCCAGGAAGATTTCGACCTGTTCCGGTTCGAGGCCGAGCCGGGTCAGCAGATCGTGATCGAAACGCTGGCCGCGCGGCGCAGCTCGCCGGTCGACACCAAAATCGAAGTCCTGCACGCCGCCGGCAAGCCGGTCGAGCGGGTGCTGCTACAGGCGATGCTCGATTCGAGCCTCACCTTCCGGCCCATCAACTCGGACCAGCTCGACCCGCGTCTGACCAATTGGGAAGAGATCGGGTTGAATCAGTTGCTCTACATGCAAGGCGAAGTCGGCAAGATCTTCCGCATGCCGCAAGGGCCCGACTCGGGTTCGCAGTTGTATGCCTTGAACGGCAAGCGGCGAGCCTACTTTGACACGAGCGGCGTGGCCCACGCCATGGACGAAGCTTGTTACATCGTCGAGCCGCACGCGCCGGGGACGCAACTGACGCCGAATGGCTTGCCAGTATTCAAAGTCTTTTACGCCAACGACGACGACAGCGATCGCAAGCTGGGGGCCGATTCACGCGTCCACTTCACGGCGCCGGCGCGGGGGAGCTACCTGGTCCGGGTGCGCGACGTGCGCGGCTTTGGCGGCGATCGGTTCGCGTATCGGCTGACGCTGCACACGGCCCAGCCCGACTTCACCGTCACGCTGGCGACGGCCAAGCCGGCCATCGAAGCCAAGAGCGGCGTCGGACTGTTGTTCCGCACGGAGCGGATCGACGGCTTTGACGGGGACATCCAACTGGAGTTCGAGAATGTCCCGCCGGGCTACACCGCGACGTCAACGACGATTCAAGCCGGCCACGTCGAAGCCCGCAGCTTGCTGCTGGCCGGCGAGGTGAAGGAACTGGGCGATTGGAGCAAGGTCCGCATCACCGCCAAGGCCGAGATCAATGGCCAGTTGGTGACCAAGCCGGTGGCGAACATGCTGACCCCCGCCAAGCTGGTCGAGCAGCCCAAGGTGCGCATCTTTTTGGAGCCGCGCGAGCTGACGATTGCGCCGGGCACGACCATCAAAGCCAAACTGCGGATCGAACGGCTGGGCTTCGAAGGACCGGTGGCGTTCGATGTGCAGAACTTGCCGCACGGGATCATCGTGGACAACATCGGGCTGAATGGCATTCTGATTCCGGCCAAGGACAGCGAGCGCGAGTTGTTCTTGAACGCGGCGGACTTTGTGCCCGAGACCGATCGGTACTGCTTTGCCGAGGCCAAAATCCCCCGCGCGACCAAGGATCCGGTCCCGCCGGCGGCGACGCCGGCCGTGATGTTGCACGTGCGCCGCGGGCCGGGCGTGCTAGCCCGCGCTGAAGCGGAAGCCCCACAAGTGGCGGCTCCCAAGAAATAACACGGGGAGAAATTGAACTGCAAAGGACGCAAAGAAAACACAGGGAAGTTAAACGCAGAGAGCGCGGAGGGTCGCTGAGAGAAAAGGGTGAAATCCATCCCCTGCGCATCTCAGCGCTCGCTGCGATTCAGATTGCCTTTTTTTCTTTGCGACCTTTGCGTCTTTGCGGTGAAAATCCCAATGAACGACCGGCCGCGAATGTCGATGCGCGCGTTTGTGGCTTTGGCGCGCGAGGCAATGGGTCAACTGCCGGCGCCGTTTCATGCCTGGCTCGAGAACGTGGTCGTCGATGTCGAGCTGTCGCCGTCGCCCGCGCTGTGCGAGGAGATGGAACTCGAATCTCCCGACGACCTGTTCGGTCTGTTTCAGGGTCACGCGGTGACCGAGCAGGAATACGGCGACCACTTGCCGAACCGAATCCTACTGTTCAAGCGGCCGATCGAACGAGCCTGCCGCAGTCGGGCCGAGGTGGTCTACGAGATTCGCCGCACGGTGATCCACGAATTGGCGCACCACTTCGGCTACTCGGAGGCAGACCTGGACGAGTTCGAATCGCAACCCAGCCCGTTCGATGAACCGGGTTCTTCGAAGGAAGAAAACTAACCACGACGGTTTGGTGACACGAGAGAAGAGGATTCACCGCAGAGACGCAGGGGCCGCAGAGAAGACCGCAGGAGGAGCGGGAAGCACTCGGGATTCGACCACGACGACACGACGAACACGACGTTGGAAAATGGTGCAATTTGAACCGCAGAGACGCGGAGGGCGCAGAGAAGACATTGAAAAGGTGAGCGAAAAGCATGCTTTAACACGTGGTCATTGGTGTTTCAGCATTCATCACTTATCACTCCGCACTCATCATTTCCTACGTCGTGTTCGTCGTGGTCGAATGCTTAAGTTTTTCGGCATTGAAGCAAAGCGCTTGCAACTGTTCCAGGAGCTGCATACAAGGGTCAATATCCCGCCTGTTGATGGTCCTCGCTTGGCAGCCTTCCCGATTCCTTTGTCGTGGTGAGTTGATTATGTCGCTGCGCGCCTTGCTGTTCTTTGTCGCGTTATCTTGTGTGTTCGTCCGTGGTGCCGCCGCCGACGAGCCGCCGCCGTTGCGGCCCCAACCGATCCCGCGACTGCAAGCCTTGCCAGGAGTCGATTACGACACCTTCCTGCGCGACGGGGTCGAGTTGGCGCGCTACTGGCGTCGCGCCGACCTGAAGCGGCCGTTCGTCTATCCGATCATCGGCCCCAGCGGCCGCGCGCTGACCCGCATGGGGCACCCGCACGATCCCGTGACGCACAGCCACCACAACTCGGTCTGGGTCGCCCATCATGACGTCAACGGTATTGACTTCTGGGGAGATACGACCAAGTCGGGTCGCATCGTCCCGCAGCGGATCGAGCGCTACGACGACGGCGACGAAGCGGCGTCGTTGACGGCGGTGAACGCCTGGATCGCGCCGGACGGCAAGACGTTTCTGACCGAGCGGCGGCGGCTGACCGTCGAGCCGCTCGAAGACAATCAGTGGCGGCTGCTGATCGATCTGGAGTTCAGCGCGCCACAAAGCCCGGCCACGTTCGGCAAGACCTCGTTCGGCCCAGTGGCGGTGCGAATGGCCAAAAGCCTGGGCGTGCGCGACGGCGGCGGCCAGATTCGTAATAGCAACGGCGACGTCAACGAGAAGCAGGTCTTTTGGAAGCCGGCCCGCTGGTGCGACTACTCGGGCGCCGTGGCCGATGGCGTGATCGAAGGGATCACGCTGATGGACCACCCGACGAATGTGAATCACCCGACCAAGTACCATGTCCGCGACGACGGCTGGATGGGGACCGGCGTCTCGTTCGACGGGCCGGTAACGATCGAGCCGGGCACGCCGTTGCGGCTGCGGTACGGGCTGTTCGTTCATC from Planctomycetota bacterium includes the following:
- a CDS encoding metallopeptidase family protein, whose protein sequence is MNDRPRMSMRAFVALAREAMGQLPAPFHAWLENVVVDVELSPSPALCEEMELESPDDLFGLFQGHAVTEQEYGDHLPNRILLFKRPIERACRSRAEVVYEIRRTVIHELAHHFGYSEADLDEFESQPSPFDEPGSSKEEN
- a CDS encoding PmoA family protein, giving the protein MSLRALLFFVALSCVFVRGAAADEPPPLRPQPIPRLQALPGVDYDTFLRDGVELARYWRRADLKRPFVYPIIGPSGRALTRMGHPHDPVTHSHHNSVWVAHHDVNGIDFWGDTTKSGRIVPQRIERYDDGDEAASLTAVNAWIAPDGKTFLTERRRLTVEPLEDNQWRLLIDLEFSAPQSPATFGKTSFGPVAVRMAKSLGVRDGGGQIRNSNGDVNEKQVFWKPARWCDYSGAVADGVIEGITLMDHPTNVNHPTKYHVRDDGWMGTGVSFDGPVTIEPGTPLRLRYGLFVHRGLPSVEALDAEWKKFADTTPPVSLAPEKKK
- a CDS encoding pre-peptidase C-terminal domain-containing protein, which gives rise to MQIRNILAAWLVVAGWASLACGADAPDFQRDVAPVLRKYCVSCHAADDPENGLVLDSFAGLQKGGENGAAVVPGAADKSRLILMIEGKTKPVMPPKDNEAPTAAEIALLRRWVEAGAKGPAAGDAPQITTLVTPKIKLRAPARKSLTAAAFSPDGKLLALGAYGEVQLVNVTTQALARQLADIHGNVATLGFTADGKQLVVAAGEPGVYGEATVWEIPSGKLVRRVVGHKDSLYAVAVDPSGKLLATGSYDQQIKLWQLADGRELRTLTGHNGAIFDLAFRPDGKVLASASGDRTIKLWDVATGARLDTLSQPLKEQNAVAFNPDGTQLAAGGVDSRIRIYGISKDAAENTNPLLFTRFGHEGAVLRLAYARGGGTLVSAGEDRAIRVWDTKNYTERRQFGKQSDLPQGLAIAADGKALAIARLDGTWGLFDAMSGAALLPPKPELASIDRRGLQSGQSMRVKLTGKNLGGATGATLRAAGVDAKLLSAKLVADPKAMAGELQLDLLAAAGVPRTAAMLAVAGPGGASNELTIYIDDLPQVVEAEPNDVRGKATQVTMPTAYWGNIASPGDQDHYQFEAAAGETIVAELSAKRIGSTLNATLILLDPQGEVVASNNDFDGQADPLLAYKIPAAGRYTLRVHDLTMQGMATNYYRLSVGKFAYVTGAYPLTISVGRETSVELVGYNLPMGHSVKLSPTAAGDVPVPVDAKQYRVARALQVMATGDRESLEKEPNDESAQATPIGTIPPTGLVSVNGRIGPRHQNGQEDFDLFRFEAEPGQQIVIETLAARRSSPVDTKIEVLHAAGKPVERVLLQAMLDSSLTFRPINSDQLDPRLTNWEEIGLNQLLYMQGEVGKIFRMPQGPDSGSQLYALNGKRRAYFDTSGVAHAMDEACYIVEPHAPGTQLTPNGLPVFKVFYANDDDSDRKLGADSRVHFTAPARGSYLVRVRDVRGFGGDRFAYRLTLHTAQPDFTVTLATAKPAIEAKSGVGLLFRTERIDGFDGDIQLEFENVPPGYTATSTTIQAGHVEARSLLLAGEVKELGDWSKVRITAKAEINGQLVTKPVANMLTPAKLVEQPKVRIFLEPRELTIAPGTTIKAKLRIERLGFEGPVAFDVQNLPHGIIVDNIGLNGILIPAKDSERELFLNAADFVPETDRYCFAEAKIPRATKDPVPPAATPAVMLHVRRGPGVLARAEAEAPQVAAPKK